ATCCCGGCTTAGTTTCGCACATGGCTGGATCGAGCGGTTTCTAGGCGAGGGTGTTAAGTATGAATTGTTTGGTTTTTGACTATAAATGGGGCTTATTCGTTCATACTGGGGTTGAGCGGAAGAACATCGATTACAAAATCAAATCAGAGATTCTGAAGAAGGTAATCGAATTCTTAGACAGCTTCAAATTCGTGCATAAGGAGCACTTAGAGAACGGCGATTCGATCGATCCGGAAATCCTGGGCTATATCTTCGAACGGGCAATGACCGCCACCGACAGAAAGGGAACCGGTGCGTATTACACGCCCAAGTTTGTAACGAAGTACATCTCGGAACATACGATCTATCCCTTCATTATCGACAAGACAAACGAGTATCTTAAGACCGAAAGGGGCTATAAAGAGGGCGATTTGCTCTCTGGCATTGAGAAGTTGTGCATTCTTGCAGAAACGACCTTGAACGCCGTTTGGAATAACGTTATCTTAAAAATCCGTGTGCTGGATAACGCCTGTGGCTCAGGTGCGTTCTTACTTGCCGCGGCGAATATCCTGTTTGAGTTGAACCGACGAATCGATGATAAATTGGGATTGGGTAACTTGGACATTGCGCTGAAGAAGTTAATTCTGAGAAATAACCTCTACGGCGTTGACATCAATCAAAACGGCATCGAGATCGCGAAATTGCGGCTCTGGCTGTGGCTTGTTGATTCCTACGAGCCAGAACGGGTGGAATCGTTACCGAATATCGACTACAACCTCAGGGGCGGGAACAGCTTGATAGGATATGTGGATGTAAGCGAGTTCAAGGGCGCGGAACTTACACTAGCGAATTGGCTCGGGGACGAAGAGAAGGCCACGCTGGCAAGTCTGCTAAAAGAACGGAACGATTTGATACAGGAGTACAAAAAGGCCGAGGGCGAGGAAGCCAAAGAGCTTCACGAATCGATACAGCGATTCGACGAGCAAATAAGCGCATTGCTTAACACAGATCTCTATCGGAAGTTCCGGGATAAGAAAATAGCGTTAACCCGAGAGGAATTTTTACGATTGAGCCCCTTTCATTGGGGTTTTGAATTCTATGAGGTCTTTGACCTGGAAAAGCCGAAAGAAGAGCGAGGGTTTGATGTCGTCATCGGCAATCCGCCGTACGTGAGGCAGGAGGCTCTCGGTGAACTGAAGACGTATTATCAAGATGCGTACAAGGTTTACCACGGCGTCGCTGATCTCTATGTTTATTTCATCGAACGAAGTCTTTCATCACTGAACGAAGACGGCATCTTTTCTTACATTGTCGCGAACAAATGGACGCGTGCCAACTATGGCAAGCCACTGCGACAGTGGCTAAAACGGCACTGTATTGAAGAGATTGTGGACTTTGGTGATTTGCCGGTATTTCAGGCAACTACCTATCCTTGCATCGTACGCATCTCAAACAAGCCACCGAAATCGACGTTTGCTGTGACAGAAATGGAAACACTCAGTTTTGCGAGCCTTGATGACTACATACAGGAGCACCACTTTGCGGTAAACCAGGAAGGATTAGACGATTCGGGCTGGTCGTAGTGGAGGAAAAGACGCAGGCGTTTCTGGAGAAAATACGGCATGTGGGTGTGCCGTTGGGTGACTATGTCAACGGGAAAATTTATCGTGGCGTCTTGACGGGCCTTAACGAAGCCTTTGTGATTGATAGGGCTACACGAGAGAAACTGATTGCAGAGGATCCGAAGAGCGAGAAATTGATTAAACCGTTTTTGGTCGGCAAAGATATCAAACGCTACCAACCGCCTGAAAACAAGCGGTATTTGATTTTTACTCGTCGGGGTGTGGACATCCAACGATATCCGGCAATAGAGCGGCATCTCCTTCAATTTAAAGAGCGGCTGATGCCGAAACCAAAAGACTGGAAAGGCGGAAAGTGGCCAGGACGAAAACCCGGCGATTACCCGTGGTATGAAACTCAGGATACCATTGCTTATTACGAAGAATTTGAAAAGCCGAAGATATGCTGGGGGAATTTATGCGATGAGCACCATTTACAATCGATTTTGAGAGTTACTATGTTAATGCACCCGGTTGTATCCTGAATTCTAGCGACAAATACCTTTTAGGTTGTATGAACTCAAAACTTCTCTGGAGGTTTCTCCAAGAAATTGCTGCTGGGAGACGAGGTGGTTTCATCGAGGCAAAGCCCTTTTATGTTGAACAACTCCCCATCCGCACAATTGATTTTGATAATCCAGTTGACAAATCCCTACACGACAGAATGGTCACGTTGGTGGAGCAGATGCTTGCGCTTCATGAACGACTTTCCAAAGTAACGATGGAATCAGAGAAAGCCGCGCTGCAACAGCAGATAGACGAAACGGACCAGCAAATAGACAATCTGGTTTACGAGCTGTACGGGCTGACGGATGAAGAAATCGCCATTGTCGAGGAAAAATAAAGATACGTAAGGCGATTTGGGTAGAAGTTGACGCAACGGTTGACGCAACGGTTGACGCAACGGTTGACGCAACGGTTGACGCAAGCGTCAACGCGCTCAGCCCGAAATCTTCTTCCACGCTATGATTTTTGTAGGTGTCACTTTCACGACCAGCTTGCCCTCTATCAACGCTGTTCCGCTTGCCGTACGCCTCGCTCGGCACGGTCCGCTTTTATCCTCGCTATTCGGTGAGGCAGCAAATCGGCTTCGACCATGCATCATGCTACCTACATGAAGTCTTCTCGTAGGGTCTCCGGAGAATGCGGGCTTAAATAGCGCGGCGGAATGTCCAGGATCGTGAATGCACCACTGCGCCCTTCCTTCTTCAGTTTATACGCTGCTCGCGCACAGGCGACCAGCACGCTAGCGGTGAACTCCGGATTGCTCTCCACTTGACACCGGTATTCGAGCACGTGCTTGTTACCCGCGCCAGTCACGCCGGAAGCAAACACAAAACCGCCGTGCGGGAGTTTCGTATGATTTTTCGCCATCTCATCCGCGCTGATGAAAACCACTTCAGTATCATATTCGTCATAGTAATGCGGCAACGTCACGATATCCTGCCGTATTTGTTCCTGATCCGCACGGGGCTCCGAGACTACATACACTAAACGTTTGTGCATCTCCCTTTTGGTGAATTCCGGCGATTCTCTGTCCCGCACTCGTTGCACCGCCGATTCTATCGGAATCGTATACGCTCGTGCATCAGAGACGCCCGTAACTCGCCTTGCTGCGTCTGAATGCCCCTGGCTCACGCCTCGGCCCCAGAAGGTGTACTGCTTGCCCTGCGGTAGAAACGCATCGCCGAGCACGCGCATGAGCGAGAAGATCCCGGGATCCCAGCCTGCGGAAAGTATAGCGACATGCCCGTGCTCCTGCGCGGTCGAATCCATCGTCTCAAAATAGCGCGGAATGTCCGCATGCGTGTCAAAACTGTCAACCGTCGTGAATCGTGCGGCAAACTGTGGACCTTGAACCGGTATGTCTTCCTTCGAGCCACCGCACAGCACTACCACGTCTATTTGCAGATCATCCGGCACCGGATCTTCATTCTGGAGTACAGGAACGTCTTTTAGCTCTTCTCTTACGCGTTCCGGCCTTCTGGTGAATACCGCGACCAGTTCCGTATCCGCATTCAGTTTAACCGCCGCTTCTACACCCCTGCCCACATTACCATAGCCTGTAATGGCGATATTGATCTTCTCCATGATGCGATCCCCCGGTTCTTTGTCTTACCTTCTAACACGTTCTGTAACCAAAACCAGAAAGCCCTGGGCGGGATTCGGACCCGCGATCTCCACCTTACCAAGGTGGCGCATTGGCCTGCTATGCTACCAAGGCCTGAGGATACCTCTCATATCTAAGTATAACGCCCGCCTTATATAAATCCCCGCTTTGACGCCGCCTTGCCGATCGCTCATGCACGTACGTGCTCGCACTAATTATACACGCGTAATTTCAGCCTATCTTGATTTAATACGCAGTAGCAATCCGTCGACTGAAACCGAAAATCCTTTTATAGTAAAAGCGCCTATACAGTTGTATGTGTAGATGCATATATATACATGCCGAGGCGGCTCTTAACCAACTAGGAGGTGATCGAGATGGAAGCTAAAGAAGAAAACGAAAAGAGATTCCGCAACTTGATAGAACGGATATCAAATGACAATTGGGAAGCGAACTTGGATAACTTCTTCGCCTACATGAAAGGAAACGAAATGTTGAAGGTATCTGATGAGCTTATCAGGAAGAGATACAAGCTCGATTGATACTACAACGCCAACACCAGATCCAACAGCAGAACCAACGCTTGAGAAGCTCGGTTTCAATACGTGACGTGTTCGCTACGCATGCGATGTGCAGTCGCAGACGTGGTGCGAAGAAGAGGGAAATGGAGAGCTCTCCCTTTTCCCTATTTTTTAGTTAACGTAGCATCTCGACTACGTAGTTCCGTGCCTCAATTCGAATTTTAGACACGCTCACACATCTAACTAAACACCCGCTTGTAGGTTCCCTGCCGATTGGTTAAGGTAATGTTGTGTATTGCCGTATTAGCAGATTTGGCGCTTCTCACTGCGTCGTTTTGCCCGTTCTCTCAGAATTATCCGTTAGAGCTTTTATATATATACAATGAAAGCGAATTAGGTGTAATCGATACATGAAAATCGGCATTTTAGGTCCCGAGGGGACGTTTACCGAAACCGCTGCATTTCTGTGGCTGAACCTGCGAAAAAAGGAGAATAGCGAGGATGCCGAGATTCACTATTACGAAACCATCTTTGATGTGGCCGATGGCGTAATGAATCGAGACATGGATTACGGCATTGTCCCGATAGAAAATTCTTTGGAGGGTTCTGTGGGAGAGACACTGGACGTGCTCGCGACCGAGAATAGCGAACGGGGAATGCACATTGTCGGTGAGGTGTTGGTGCCGATAAAACTGTGCTTACTGGCCAAAGGTTCGTTTGAGAACATACGGACGGTCGTCTCGCATCCTCATGCACTTGCCCAGTGTAAGCAGTTCATCCGGGAGCACGTGCGAGCCCGGGGCGTGAAGATAAAAGCGGTGGAAAGCACGGCACGAGCGGCGAAACTGGCACAGGAAATGGATGCGATAGGAGCTTTAGCGTCGGAAGACGCGGCGGCAAAATATAAGCTCCGTATCCTTGCAGAAAATACACAGGATAAGGAGAGCGTTACGCGATTCGTCGCTCTTGCCTCTTCTGCTCTCACAACGTCACCGACCGGAAAGGACAAGACCTCGCTCTTGCTCCATTTGAAGGACCGCCCGGGTGCGTTATACGGCGTCCTGGGCGAATTCGCGCAGCGCGGGATTAACCTCACGAAGATCGAGTCCAGACCGTCCAAGCGTGCTTTAGGCGATTACATGTTTCACATCGATTGTGAAGGCCACGTGGATGAGGAAGCGATAAAGGTCGTGTTAAAAGCTGTTGAAGAGCGAGTGGTCATGGTGAAAATCCTGGGGTCGTATCCAATCGCGGAGTGGGTAAAGTGAGTGAAAGAGAGATGAAAATCGTAGTAACGGGTGGAGCGGGCTTTATAGGCTCGCATGTGGTTGATCGATCAGTAGAAATAGAAGTGGAAGAGAACCATGAGGTAGTGGTCCTGGATAACTTGAGCTCAGGGAATGAGGAGTACATAGCTCCGCACTTCGGTGACGAGCGGTTCCAGTTTCACAAGGTTGACCTCTTGTATGATGATATGACCGACTTTTTTGACGGCGCTGATGAGGTCTGGCACCTGGCGGCGAACCCCGAGGTGCGTCTGGGTGCGGAGAATACACGAGTGCATCTGGAGCAAAACGTGATCGCAACGTATAACGTGTTAGAGGCAATGCGACTGAACGACGTGCGCCGGATACTCTTCACCTCGACCTCCACGGTCTACGGCGAGGCGGATCAGCTGCCGACGCCCGAAAGTTACCCTACCGTACCCATCTCGTTATATGGCGCGTCGAAACTCGCATCTGAAGCGTTCATCGCTTCGTACTGCCATACGTTCGAGATGCAGGCCTGGATCTACCGGTTCGCGAACGTTATCGGCGCGAGATCGACACACGGCGTCATCTACGATTTTATCACTAAGATACGGAGCAATCCGGCGGAGTTGGAGATCCTGGGCGATGGCACACAAACGAAATCGTATATTTATGTGACAGATTGCATAGAGGCGATGCGTGCGGGATTACAAGCGGTCGATAAGAGCAGCGTGCATATCTTCAACATCGGGACAAATGACATGACAAGTGTTACGAGAATTGCAGAACTCGTATCCGAAGCGATGCACGTGACACCGGAATTCAAGTTCACCGGTGGTAAACGGGGCTGGAAGGGTGATGTCCCCGTCATGCTGCTCGACGCCGCTAAACTGAACGGTTTTGGTTGGAAGCAGAAATACACATCTGAAGAGGCCGTGAAGAAGGCGATACAAGATTCGCTGGCCCGTATATAATAGCATCTAAGAGATTAGCGGATTTTTTAGTCCTTGAAAAAAAAGCAAAAGCGGAAAATAAAAGAAGAAAGGGGAAAAAATCCCCTCACCTTTTCTTTATTCCATTACCTTCTTTAACGGTCCAATGATTCTGGGATAGCCAACAGCCATCATGTGGCAGCCAGCCGCCGGAGTACCCTTCAGATACTCCAGGAAGTCAGTGAAGAACTCCACATTGACTCTGTCTACTTCCGCCTTCCGCTCTTCCTTATCCTTGATCTCCTTTGTCTTCTTCAGGTTTGCGAGGTAATCCGGTGGAACGTCAACGCCTGCCACGTACTTATCGAAGAAGTCCGCCGCGCCGAAACTCTTCGCAGGGAATATGCCCACCAAAATCGGAACGTCTACGGGACCCAATTCCGTGAAGAACTTGTCCAGAATCTCAGGGTAGTAAACGACCTGTGTTTGCAGGTATTCGACGCCAACATTGATCTTCCGCTTCACCTTGGCGACTTCGGACTTCAAATGCGCCGCTCCTGGTGCTGCCGCTCCGCCCACATGCAGTTTCGGTGGATCCTCGATCTCTTTGCCGCCCAGGTCTTTGCCCTCATCCACTATCTTCCGTATCATGTGTATCAGCGTGGTCGAGTCCAGATCGAATACCGGCTTTGTATCTGGTGAGTCACCTAGTGCTACGTGGTCACCCGCTAACGCCAGGATATTCTTTATCCCCAAGGTACCCGCACCGAGCACATCGGATAAAAGCGCCATTCTGTTTCGGTCAGAGCACCTGAGCTGGTATACGCACTCCATGCCCGTCTCCAACTCGATCTTATACGACGCTGCAAGGCTGCTCACGTACGCGAAACTCTGTGGGTTGTCCGTTACGTTACACGCGGTTACCAACCCGATCAGATCTCGCGCTGCAGCAATGGGCTCGTTGACATTCCCTGCCTTTTCGGGCTCTAACTCGCCGGTGAAAACGTATTTCCCCTCGGATAGTTCCTTCATCAACTGGCTGTAAATTTCTTCAGGCATTTTTCTCTCTCACTCTCCTCCTCTCTATTTCTCCTCTTCCTTCTCTGGCGGCTTAGCGAGCATCATTGACATGTACCCAGTGATGGTGTTGAAGTTCATCATAGCGCCCATCATATCCATCATACCCATAGGCTCTTCCAGCTCGAACAGTCGCGGTCGCTTGCATTTGCTCCATTCATGTGGAGCGCGCATCGCTATGAATTCGTCGAGTTCGCCGAGTTTCTCCATTCGCTTATAGATCTTGACCCAGGCGCAGTCCTTCTCAGGATCTATTTCACATTTATCATCTACCCGAACACCGCCGCAAGGACCGTTCATCAATCCTTTGCCGCACGCAGTCAACGGACAGATCCCAGCAGTTTTGCCTAATTCACACATACCGCATGATTGACAGGTCTCCTTGAACTTGAAAGGCCCTCCGCCTACAAGCCCTATTGCATCATTTGCCGGGATAACAGACTTCGCAAGGCCCATTTCGTCGTCTACATACTCGGTAACCACTTGTACACCGTCGCCACAACTCATCACCAAAATTGCATTGCAGTTCTCAACAGCACTCTTTTCTTTCTGCA
This region of Methanomicrobia archaeon genomic DNA includes:
- a CDS encoding methylenetetrahydrofolate reductase, coding for MPEEIYSQLMKELSEGKYVFTGELEPEKAGNVNEPIAAARDLIGLVTACNVTDNPQSFAYVSSLAASYKIELETGMECVYQLRCSDRNRMALLSDVLGAGTLGIKNILALAGDHVALGDSPDTKPVFDLDSTTLIHMIRKIVDEGKDLGGKEIEDPPKLHVGGAAAPGAAHLKSEVAKVKRKINVGVEYLQTQVVYYPEILDKFFTELGPVDVPILVGIFPAKSFGAADFFDKYVAGVDVPPDYLANLKKTKEIKDKEERKAEVDRVNVEFFTDFLEYLKGTPAAGCHMMAVGYPRIIGPLKKVME
- a CDS encoding diaminopimelate dehydrogenase — encoded protein: MEKINIAITGYGNVGRGVEAAVKLNADTELVAVFTRRPERVREELKDVPVLQNEDPVPDDLQIDVVVLCGGSKEDIPVQGPQFAARFTTVDSFDTHADIPRYFETMDSTAQEHGHVAILSAGWDPGIFSLMRVLGDAFLPQGKQYTFWGRGVSQGHSDAARRVTGVSDARAYTIPIESAVQRVRDRESPEFTKREMHKRLVYVVSEPRADQEQIRQDIVTLPHYYDEYDTEVVFISADEMAKNHTKLPHGGFVFASGVTGAGNKHVLEYRCQVESNPEFTASVLVACARAAYKLKKEGRSGAFTILDIPPRYLSPHSPETLREDFM
- a CDS encoding NAD-dependent epimerase/dehydratase family protein; translated protein: MKIVVTGGAGFIGSHVVDRSVEIEVEENHEVVVLDNLSSGNEEYIAPHFGDERFQFHKVDLLYDDMTDFFDGADEVWHLAANPEVRLGAENTRVHLEQNVIATYNVLEAMRLNDVRRILFTSTSTVYGEADQLPTPESYPTVPISLYGASKLASEAFIASYCHTFEMQAWIYRFANVIGARSTHGVIYDFITKIRSNPAELEILGDGTQTKSYIYVTDCIEAMRAGLQAVDKSSVHIFNIGTNDMTSVTRIAELVSEAMHVTPEFKFTGGKRGWKGDVPVMLLDAAKLNGFGWKQKYTSEEAVKKAIQDSLARI
- a CDS encoding methylenetetrahydrofolate reductase C-terminal domain-containing protein; amino-acid sequence: MIAQEQKPIEEILGYLEGKENVVLLGCGGCATFYHTGDKKAVDDLAAKLKSAGKTVTKISMPLGMQACDTEKSAIFLQKEKSAVENCNAILVMSCGDGVQVVTEYVDDEMGLAKSVIPANDAIGLVGGGPFKFKETCQSCGMCELGKTAGICPLTACGKGLMNGPCGGVRVDDKCEIDPEKDCAWVKIYKRMEKLGELDEFIAMRAPHEWSKCKRPRLFELEEPMGMMDMMGAMMNFNTITGYMSMMLAKPPEKEEEK
- the pheA gene encoding prephenate dehydratase produces the protein MKIGILGPEGTFTETAAFLWLNLRKKENSEDAEIHYYETIFDVADGVMNRDMDYGIVPIENSLEGSVGETLDVLATENSERGMHIVGEVLVPIKLCLLAKGSFENIRTVVSHPHALAQCKQFIREHVRARGVKIKAVESTARAAKLAQEMDAIGALASEDAAAKYKLRILAENTQDKESVTRFVALASSALTTSPTGKDKTSLLLHLKDRPGALYGVLGEFAQRGINLTKIESRPSKRALGDYMFHIDCEGHVDEEAIKVVLKAVEERVVMVKILGSYPIAEWVK